Genomic DNA from Kluyveromyces lactis strain NRRL Y-1140 chromosome C complete sequence:
TATACCGGAAAACTCTCCATGGTTTTGTTCCAATGAATATCTTTCTTGAAGTCCTCTGTTGAAAGCTTTGAATAGAAAAACAAATCAGAAATAAGCATGGGCACATGTGTGCATCAACAAGCGCAACATAAATAACATAACATGGCATAACAAATCAAATGATAtaaaattcttttcaaatgctCAGACAACTCATATAAGATAGCATTCGACTAATATAGCTGAATTGATCGGTTGCAGCAACTCATGGAACTAGCGGATTATGATAAAAGACGTTTGAATCTATTTTTGAAAGCAAACGGATTCTTCTTAAGGAAGCTTGGGCCTTCCGAACATGTCTTTATGGGTGGTGACAATAATAATGACGCGCAAGGTGATCGATATAGTTGGTGTAAGATTCCAAATGCGGCGACCAAGATTGATGGCCTTCACTTGTCCGAAAGACTGGAACAAATACAAGAGTTTGAGGTAGATTTAAGTAAGGGAGCGGATTCTAAATACGTTGAAGGTATAATCTCCAGGGGTTCTGATATGGAGCCTATCTGGGGTAACGGTAAAATTTGTGACCCTGGCGAAATTCTTTTACCAAATTATTATCAGATAAAAGTTAGAGAAATTGGATCATATCCTGTTCATGTTTTCCAACATAGGAGTGGATGCAATAACTTCataattcttcaaaatcgaTATGCACTATACATCAGTTCAGTAAGAACTATTAAAATCGTGGATCTTACTCATTTATCCACACATAATGAAATACTAGATGCCGAACAGAATCTTCttattgatgatttgtTCACCAATTCCTCAAATGAATATACACTCTCATTGATGGAAAGACTTCCCTCATTTATGGGAGTGACTGTATTGGTATTTGGGGACTCCGCCGGAAATGTATCATTCTACAGAGAATCATCTTTTATAACAAGCTTTTCTGCTGTTCCAGATAAAGCTGTACTTAACCTGCGCTTACCTTCCGAAAGAACTAAAGTTTTAAGTTGCGATTATGTTGATCAATCGTCCAATCTCACAATCTTTTCCAGCAAGGAAGTGTTGACTGTGTTgttttttgattcaaaagagcGAACTCCTATCTCAGATGAAATTACTTTCCCTGCCAGCTTATCATGCATTACATTTTTGGATTGTACAGTGAATGGGTTCATAGTTATTTGTGAAGATCGAACAGCAACTAAATTCACCTTACACTTTCCCATAAAGACTTTACAGAGTGGGCAGATATATTATGAGCTTCTTGAGGATAGTAAAGCCATAGATAGTCATGGATTATGTTCGCACGATGAAAGTACATTGATATCGATATCCAAGGACGATTTTCTTTCAGTGCCGAAATATGAGTTTTTGACATTATCTTATAATACTAGtagaaatgaagaaactgtGCGCCAAATATATCAAAACAGCATGATTTTGGAAGTACTCCCTTTGTATCCATCTGAATCAAATTATTTGGGGTTTGGGGCATCTATTGCTCAAATAGAAGTTccaattccaaatttctCTCTCCTCTATCGAAACGATGA
This window encodes:
- the CRT10 gene encoding Crt10p (weakly similar to uniprot|Q7LGP7 Saccharomyces cerevisiae YOL063C HUS1); this translates as MELADYDKRRLNLFLKANGFFLRKLGPSEHVFMGGDNNNDAQGDRYSWCKIPNAATKIDGLHLSERLEQIQEFEVDLSKGADSKYVEGIISRGSDMEPIWGNGKICDPGEILLPNYYQIKVREIGSYPVHVFQHRSGCNNFIILQNRYALYISSVRTIKIVDLTHLSTHNEILDAEQNLLIDDLFTNSSNEYTLSLMERLPSFMGVTVLVFGDSAGNVSFYRESSFITSFSAVPDKAVLNLRLPSERTKVLSCDYVDQSSNLTIFSSKEVLTVLFFDSKERTPISDEITFPASLSCITFLDCTVNGFIVICEDRTATKFTLHFPIKTLQSGQIYYELLEDSKAIDSHGLCSHDESTLISISKDDFLSVPKYEFLTLSYNTSRNEETVRQIYQNSMILEVLPLYPSESNYLGFGASIAQIEVPIPNFSLLYRNDESLVNCPIELRYTAYQKYGKHYHEVYVNKKVLNESFSQDPDCYISKRSHGYGDSKVGKVHVTSDRSDVRQTRIGWEIVSDAELDFCKDYKDKFLSLQDQVETLRIERKGYPCFDLQFIDNIECSADLLRRIYFHKTWKFTQIKSSELKSGEFSPSNIKDCFTARQLDIPILNRIDKDAVDEYVDKSIIKYLRICDESRFNNDGPKFFSKTSGSNFIFEATSTFETSLLGTDPIIMNAFTRPIFPLNFNCVDLSSNKIMVCHLREINCIVVANGSGLMFLYRLTEWRGIYAFRFEKILNILRIQDICDDSDDEERSTFCETNRRFTQNNSDFHHTCNECRLVIKYPMVQSMDYIHMPETNAVLLYVCTTACLVVYEISPNDFSR